A window of the Dunckerocampus dactyliophorus isolate RoL2022-P2 chromosome 21, RoL_Ddac_1.1, whole genome shotgun sequence genome harbors these coding sequences:
- the sox17 gene encoding transcription factor SOX-17 — translation MSSPDAGYASDDQNQARCAMSVMMPGMGHCQWADPLSPLGEPKVKSEPCVSSSATSGAAAAGGGNQSRGKSEPRIRRPMNAFMVWAKDERKRLAQQNPDLHNAELSKMLGKSWKALPVADKQPFVEEAERLRVQHMQDHPNYKYRPRRRKQVKRIKRLDSGFLLHGGSEHQAPSVPGDALGLGYHEHGFQLPQQPLGHYHRPDAQALGGYEGYSLPTPDTSPLDAVESDSMFFPTQEDCHMMYAAYHPQGAEYQEPLATHHANTLLQRHPASAPEQPPSYMGCPNPLPAMYYSQAKRHPGAGQLSPPPDCHPHDNVEHMHHSELLAEVDRSEFEQYLSSASSSGRADLAALAYGPHEGGGQGPESLTSSMLSDASTTIYYCSYNNS, via the exons ATGAGCAGTCCCGATGCGGGCTACGCCAGCGACGATCAGAACCAGGCAAGGTGCGCGATGTCAGTCATGATGCCTGGAATGGGACACTGCCAGTGGGCCGACCCTCTCAGCCCCCTCGGGGAGCCCAAGGTCAAGAGCGAGCCGTGCGTCTCCTCCTCCGCTACCTCCGGGGCTGCTGCAGCCGGCGGGGGGAACCAGAGTCGCGGCAAGAGCGAGCCGAGGATCCGCCGGCCCATGAACGCCTTCATGGTGTGGGCTAAGGATGAGCGCAAGAGACTGGCTCAGCAGAACCCGGACCTGCACAACGCCGAACTGAGCAAAATGTTGG GCAAGTCGTGGAAAGCTCTCCCCGTCGCCGACAAGCAGCCCTTCGTGGAGGAGGCCGAGCGCCTGCGCGTGCAGCACATGCAGGACCACCCCAACTACAAGTACCGGCCCCGCAGGCGCAAGCAGGTGAAGAGGATTAAGCGGCTTGACTCCGGCTTCTTGCTCCATGGGGGGTCCGAGCACCAGGCCCCCTCGGTGCCCGGGGACGCCCTGGGGCTGGGCTACCACGAGCACGGCTTCCAGCTCCCTCAGCAGCCCCTCGGCCACTACCACCGCCCGGACGCCCAGGCCCTCGGGGGCTACGAGGGCTACAGCCTCCCCACGCCCGACACCTCGCCTCTGGACGCCGTGGAGTCTGACTCCATGTTCTTCCCCACTCAGGAGGACTGCCACATGATGTACGCCGCCTACCACCCTCAGGGTGCCGAGTACCAGGAGCCGCTTGCCACCCACCacgccaacaccctcctccaaCGACACCCCGCTTCAGCTCCAGAGCAGCCCCCGTCTTACATGGGATGCCCCAACCCCCTGCCGGCCATGTACTACAGCCAGGCCAAGCGCCACCCTGGGGCGGGGCAGCTCTCCCCGCCACCTGACTGCCACCCTCATGACAACGTGGAGCACATGCACCACTCGGAGTTGCTGGCCGAGGTGGACCGCAGCGAGTTCGAGCAGTATTTAAGCTCCGCCTCTTCCTCCGGGCGGGCCGACTTGGCGGCCTTGGCGTACGGGCCCCACGAGGGCGGCGGGCAGGGACCCGAGAGCCTGACATCGTCTATGTTGTCGGACGCCAGCACCACCATCTACTACTGCAGCTACAACAACTCGTAA